In Verrucomicrobiia bacterium, the genomic window GCCATCCGCCGGCAAATCGGCATCTCCGTACAATAAATAATAGCGCGCGATCAATCCGCCCATGGAATGGGCCACGATATCGAACTTCACGTCATAATCTTTAACTCCATAGACCTCTTCGTATTTTTTCTGGAGATATTTTTTCTTTTCCTGGATGAAGGCATGCAATTGTTTGGCGCTCTCCACCAGATCCCTCCGCCAGTCGTATCCAAACGTAAAAGACGTGTCATACTTTCTTCCGGCCCCCTGCTTGGTATCTGCGCCGTAATAGCCCCCAAACTCCAGCGCATCGGTCATATCTTTGTACGCATTCACGTCGAGCGGGAGTCCCAATATATTCACCTTCACCACTTCCAAAACGCCCGAAGGGACCACCGCATCCCGAAGGTCCTTCAGGTCTTTGCCTGGCCCCATCGGCAAGCTCAATAGACGCAACTGTTCAGCCGAGAAATTCGCCACCATTTCCATACCGGTAAACCGTCCCCAGACGATTGCCTTGGTCTTGGGATCGGTAAGTTGGGTGCCAAACATCCCGGGGATCACGATGACCGGATGCCGATCGATCCCCTCGTATTGAAAGGCCTTGCGCGTCGTATCACCGACGAGGATTTTGTCGCCAGTCCGGAAGGAACCGTAAGAACCGGTCGCGGAACATCCATTGGAAGCAACTGCGATGATCAGCACCGCACCACCCAATATACTATGGGGGTGTAATTTTATTCTCATCTGATGGATTCTAATTCCGGGTCGGTTGACTCATTTCGCGGCAGATCATTTCGTTTTTCGAAAGCGATATCACGAACACCTCATGCGGCTCGAAAAAGCGAAGCCACCCCAGGATTGTCTCTTCATCCATATTTGACACGCAGCAAGCGGCTAATCTTATGGTTTCGACATTGTGTTTCGATGGGCTGCATGACGCTTTTTTACCTCTAATGGCGCCGAAGTTCGAGGATGAATTGCCAGACCATGAGCGACGTAGACCTCAAACCAGCAGGCCGGACGGAGAACCGACAGGCACCCGAAGCAGTTCGGCGAGATTGAGATTTGAGCGCTGTAACCTGTCCCGTCTTCAAGATGTTACAACCGGAAAAGACCCCTCATACAAGTTTGGCGGCCCCAACGGGATTCGAACCCGTGTACCCAGATTGAGAATCTGATGTCCTAGGCCTCTAGACGATGGGGCCACGCCATGACCGAAGTCAGAATGCAGAGACCAGAATACCGACGCAGCGCGGAAAATCAAGCGCTTTGGCGTAGGCGCGTCAGCAGCTTTTCGTGGATGCCGTCGAACTTGCCGTTGGAGAAGACGGCGACGACGTCACGGTCGTGGAGATTCGGGACGAGATGGTTGATGATGGCGTCGGCATTGGGCGAATACTCGGCCATTTTGCCGTGGCTGCGGACGCCAGCGATGATCGCGTCGGGATTGAGGCGCTCGCTCTCGTGGAGTTCCTGCAGCCGGTCCACGCGCGAGATGAACACGCCGTCGGCCAGTGAGAGCGACTCGGTCAATTCGTGCTGGAAGACGTTGCGGCGCGTCGTGTTGCTGCGCGGTTCGAACAGCGCCCACAATCTCCGTTGCGGATATTTCTCGCGGATGGCGCGAATCGTCTCGGCAATCGCGGTCGGGTGATGCGCAAAATCATCAAGCACCGTGACGCCCCCCGCTTCCCCGCGCACCTCCATGCGTCGCTTGACGCCTGTGAAGGTGGAGAACCCGCGCTGGATCTGCTCGCGCGACAGGCCCAATTCCGCCGCGCACATTGCGACTGCGGCGGCGTTGCGCTGATTGTGTTCCCCCGCGAGCGGCACGGCAAAATCAGCAGCGTTGTCTTTTGTGAAGAAGCGGAGGCGGCATTGCGCGCCGTCGACGACTTCACGGACATTGGCGTCTTCTCCATTGGCGATGATCAGGCCGCGGCGCGGCACGATGGCGACTAGTTGGCGAAAGGTGCGCTTGACTGCCGCGAGGTCCGAAAAAATATCGGCGTGATCGAATTCGATGTTGTTGAGGATGACGGTGTCGGGGCGGTAGTGGACAAACTTGCTGCGCTTGTCGAAGAACGCCGTGTCGTACTCATCGCCCTCGACGAGGAAATGCTTCCCCTGCCCCAGTCGAGCGCCGCCGGGGAAATTATTGGGAAGGCCGCCGATTAGAAAACCGGGAGATAGGCCCGCCGACTCCATCACCCAGGCGAGCAGCGAGGTGGCGGTCGTTTTGCCGTGCGTGCCGGCGATCACCACGGAGTGTTTGCCACCAAGGAAGCGGTCGCGCACGAGTTCGGGGAGCGAGCAAATATTGAGACGTTCGTCGAGGGCGCGCTCGATTTCGGGATTGCCGCGCTTCATCGCGTTGCCGATAACGATGAGATTCGGCTGGTGGTCGAGATTCGATTCGGCGTGGCCGGGCATGATGCGGATGCCGTGAGCTTCGAGGAAGGTGGACATCGGCGGATAGATGTTCTCGTCACTGCCGGTGACGGCAAAGCCGAGCTCGCGGCACAGCGCGGCGACAGATGCCATCGCAGTGCCACAAACACCCACGAAATGGATGGTGTTGACCTCCTTCGCGAACATCACTAGGGTTCCCCGTGCGAGCTTGTAGCAGAGATGCCGAATTTAATCAACGTTTCTGATTTTGCCCTAGCCAGCACGGTGGAATGCGGGCAGGCCTTTCGCTGGTCACGGACAGCGGACGGTTGGTTTGAGGGCGTTGTGGGGCGGCAGGTGATACGGCTACGGCAACATCCCCAGTCCGTGGAATGGGAATCACGCCCGCAGGCCGAGAAGAAAATCGTGGCGCGGTATCTCGCGTTGGATGTTTCGCTCCCGGAAATTCTCGCGACGTTCCCCGGCGATCCGCTCTTGCGCCAAGCGGTGAAGAATCACCATGGGCTGCGCGTCATTCGCCAGGAACCGTGGGAATGTCTCGCTTCGTTCATTGCCAGCTCGTCAAAGCAGATCGTGCAGATTCGGCAGATCGTTGACCTATTGGCGCGACGCTTCGGTGAGCCGGTCAGCGACACCCATCACGCTTTCCCAACCGTTGCGGCCGTCGCCCGCGCGTCGCATCAACAGCTTTGGGATTGCAAACTGGGGTTTCGCGCCAAGAACCTGCTCGCGGCAGCGCGCTTGATCGATAGCGGCAAACTCGATCTCGACGGGTTGTCGTCGCTGGAATACGGACAGGCACTGGAAGAGTTGGTCAAATTGCCCGGCGTGGGCGAGAAGATCGCAAATTGCACGCTGCTGTTCGCGTGCGGGTTCAACCAGGCCTTCCCGATCGATGTATGGATTGAGCGGGCGCTGCGACGAATCTATTTCGACGGCAAGAGACCCGTGACAGCCCGTGAACTTCGGGAATTCGCGCGCACCCATTTCGGCCCGTACGCCGGTTGGGCGCAACAGTACCTATTTTTCAGTGAGCGGTCGTTGGGCCAGCAGCGCTCGCGCCGCGGTCAGGCGCTGCTCGATGCTGGTGCGAAGTGAGGCCTGGCGTTCCGTTGTCGCGGCCAACGCGGACTCGAAGGTCGTGATGGCGGTCTGCAACCTGCCTTCCTTGAGGTAAATAGTCCCCAACGTATCGAGGTAATAGGCCTGGCGCGCTGGCCGCAAGGTGACGGCCTGTTGGCACAGCCTGGCCGCTTCATCAAGGTTACTGCCCAGTTCCGAGTACGTGTAGGCGAGATTGTTCATGGCGTCCGCGTTTTGCGCATCGAGTTCCAGGGCACGGATGAAAGCACCGACCGCTTCGCGCAGCCGCCGCTGCTTGAGCAGCACATTCCCGAGATTCATGCGGAAGTAGGAGTTCTCGGGATGCAACTGAATGGCTGCGACATAGTGCTCGGTCGCCGCCCCCAACTGGTCGGTGCGTTCGTAGAACAGGCCCAGATCGTTGTGCTCCTCCGCCGACAAACGCCACGTCGCCTTCTCG contains:
- the mpl gene encoding UDP-N-acetylmuramate:L-alanyl-gamma-D-glutamyl-meso-diaminopimelate ligase, with amino-acid sequence MFAKEVNTIHFVGVCGTAMASVAALCRELGFAVTGSDENIYPPMSTFLEAHGIRIMPGHAESNLDHQPNLIVIGNAMKRGNPEIERALDERLNICSLPELVRDRFLGGKHSVVIAGTHGKTTATSLLAWVMESAGLSPGFLIGGLPNNFPGGARLGQGKHFLVEGDEYDTAFFDKRSKFVHYRPDTVILNNIEFDHADIFSDLAAVKRTFRQLVAIVPRRGLIIANGEDANVREVVDGAQCRLRFFTKDNAADFAVPLAGEHNQRNAAAVAMCAAELGLSREQIQRGFSTFTGVKRRMEVRGEAGGVTVLDDFAHHPTAIAETIRAIREKYPQRRLWALFEPRSNTTRRNVFQHELTESLSLADGVFISRVDRLQELHESERLNPDAIIAGVRSHGKMAEYSPNADAIINHLVPNLHDRDVVAVFSNGKFDGIHEKLLTRLRQSA
- a CDS encoding DNA glycosylase — its product is MPNLINVSDFALASTVECGQAFRWSRTADGWFEGVVGRQVIRLRQHPQSVEWESRPQAEKKIVARYLALDVSLPEILATFPGDPLLRQAVKNHHGLRVIRQEPWECLASFIASSSKQIVQIRQIVDLLARRFGEPVSDTHHAFPTVAAVARASHQQLWDCKLGFRAKNLLAAARLIDSGKLDLDGLSSLEYGQALEELVKLPGVGEKIANCTLLFACGFNQAFPIDVWIERALRRIYFDGKRPVTARELREFARTHFGPYAGWAQQYLFFSERSLGQQRSRRGQALLDAGAK
- a CDS encoding PA2778 family cysteine peptidase, with the protein product MVSFFIFLSAAPFAQAADDVLDVPFIAQKPSYCGPAALAMLANYYGHPVTQDEIADAIYLPDIGGTLTSELGEYARRFNLWVRQYRGSLDDLREKLDAGVPLLVLGKFGDQPHYFLVLGWDRFRQVVIVHSDTRARYEMHLEDFQRHWDRAGNWTLLVCPPEKATWRLSAEEHNDLGLFYERTDQLGAATEHYVAAIQLHPENSYFRMNLGNVLLKQRRLREAVGAFIRALELDAQNADAMNNLAYTYSELGSNLDEAARLCQQAVTLRPARQAYYLDTLGTIYLKEGRLQTAITTFESALAATTERQASLRTSIEQRLTAARALLAQRPLTEK